A stretch of the Saccharicrinis carchari genome encodes the following:
- a CDS encoding DUF3137 domain-containing protein, which yields MISQEKIKSLYETELKPQLADMEKMRKFVKRWRRLAIGSGIVAILFLSNCSSAVEIIGGIVFIAGAIYGGIKAYGTYTKYKKQFKNEVVRKVIYLINPAYEYSPDKHINSSDYNKAGIFKQKAERYSGDDLIIGKIDKTPFKFSEFKTEYKTTSTDSDGNRETKWHTIFRGLFFLADFNKNIEGQTFVFPEKDRKLTNLFGKEKAESKHYGELVKLENPEFEEIFSVYGSSQQEARYILTPVLMEAMVNIYKTYGLTMYFSFKGANVFCAIPFNRNLFEPNIKKSGVNYSDVEEMYVLFSLIETIVNELNLNTRIWTKD from the coding sequence ATGATATCACAAGAAAAAATTAAAAGCCTTTACGAAACTGAACTAAAACCGCAATTAGCCGACATGGAAAAGATGCGGAAGTTTGTAAAAAGGTGGAGAAGATTAGCCATTGGAAGCGGAATTGTGGCCATTCTTTTTTTGTCGAACTGTTCTTCGGCGGTAGAAATTATTGGTGGAATTGTTTTTATCGCCGGAGCAATTTACGGCGGTATTAAAGCATACGGGACTTATACCAAATACAAGAAACAGTTTAAAAACGAGGTGGTTCGCAAAGTAATTTATCTGATAAATCCTGCTTACGAATACAGCCCGGATAAACATATTAACAGTAGCGATTATAATAAAGCCGGCATTTTTAAGCAAAAAGCCGAACGTTATAGTGGCGACGACCTTATTATTGGAAAAATAGACAAAACCCCGTTTAAGTTTTCCGAATTTAAAACGGAATACAAAACCACTAGTACCGATAGTGATGGAAATCGTGAAACAAAGTGGCACACCATTTTTCGAGGACTTTTCTTTTTGGCTGATTTCAATAAAAATATTGAAGGACAAACCTTTGTTTTTCCGGAGAAAGACCGAAAACTAACAAACCTTTTTGGGAAAGAGAAAGCTGAAAGCAAACATTACGGCGAGTTGGTTAAACTCGAAAATCCGGAATTTGAAGAAATCTTTTCGGTGTACGGAAGCAGCCAACAAGAAGCCCGCTACATTTTAACACCGGTACTGATGGAAGCGATGGTAAACATTTATAAAACCTATGGTTTAACCATGTATTTCTCGTTTAAAGGCGCTAACGTGTTTTGTGCCATTCCGTTTAACCGCAACCTGTTTGAGCCGAACATTAAAAAGTCGGGTGTAAATTACAGCGATGTAGAAGAAATGTATGTGTTGTTCAGCCTGATTGAAACCATTGTAAATGAATTGAATTTAAATACCCGGATTTGGACGAAAGATTAA
- a CDS encoding DUF3592 domain-containing protein: MKKRPSILGTLIFAAVFFIAGLMTYKHITKPIAEEAEASKDWPTVQGTVTHAELTKSRDNDGNDMYSANIRYNYVVDGNSFNSSNIKTVDGSTSMKSSVKKTLKKYAKGTKVAVHYDPEFPNTAVLETGTSFLFGLLLKLPLLFCAVSVLMVFSLFKRLLFG; this comes from the coding sequence ATGAAAAAACGACCATCAATACTTGGAACACTCATTTTTGCAGCCGTATTTTTTATAGCAGGCTTAATGACTTACAAACACATTACAAAACCAATTGCCGAAGAGGCCGAAGCCTCAAAAGATTGGCCAACGGTTCAAGGAACTGTTACACATGCTGAATTAACAAAGTCGCGAGACAACGACGGGAATGATATGTACTCGGCCAACATACGATACAATTATGTGGTTGACGGTAATTCATTCAACAGCTCCAACATAAAAACAGTAGATGGTTCTACCAGTATGAAAAGCAGCGTAAAAAAAACCTTGAAAAAATATGCCAAAGGAACCAAGGTGGCGGTACATTACGATCCTGAATTTCCGAATACCGCCGTACTCGAAACCGGAACCAGTTTTTTATTTGGATTGCTTTTGAAATTGCCACTTTTGTTTTGCGCAGTTTCGGTGCTAATGGTATTTAGCCTGTTTAAACGCTTGCTGTTTGGTTGA
- a CDS encoding TIGR00266 family protein: MKSHEVDYRIGGHDIQYVEIELDPQETVIAEAGAMFYIKEGIEFVAKMGDGSEPEKGLFGKLMSAASRKITGESIFITHFTHHGVGKSHVAFAAPYPGTIVPVDLAAMGGSVIVQRDAFLCAALGTKISMHFNQRIGSGFFGGEGFILQKLQGDGKAFIHAGGTLVEHELNGQTLRVDTGCVVGFQEGVSFDIQRAGNLKSMIFGGEGLFLATLSGTGKVWLQSMPISKLISQLSTGSPNKNKEDSGGLLNNLFE, encoded by the coding sequence ATGAAATCACACGAAGTAGATTACAGAATCGGAGGCCACGACATCCAGTATGTAGAAATTGAACTCGACCCACAAGAAACCGTTATTGCTGAGGCGGGGGCTATGTTTTACATAAAGGAGGGCATTGAGTTTGTCGCAAAAATGGGCGATGGCTCCGAGCCGGAGAAAGGCCTGTTCGGAAAGTTGATGTCGGCAGCGTCGCGCAAAATTACCGGCGAATCCATTTTTATTACCCACTTTACCCATCATGGTGTGGGCAAAAGCCACGTCGCCTTTGCCGCCCCCTACCCCGGAACCATAGTCCCGGTTGATTTGGCGGCCATGGGGGGCTCTGTAATCGTTCAGCGCGATGCTTTTTTATGCGCTGCCCTGGGCACCAAAATAAGCATGCACTTTAACCAAAGAATAGGCAGCGGTTTTTTTGGCGGCGAGGGTTTTATCCTGCAAAAACTGCAAGGCGACGGCAAAGCCTTTATTCATGCTGGCGGAACACTTGTAGAACATGAACTGAACGGGCAAACGCTACGCGTAGACACAGGTTGTGTAGTGGGATTTCAGGAAGGAGTAAGTTTTGATATTCAGCGTGCCGGTAACCTTAAATCGATGATATTTGGTGGCGAAGGCCTGTTTTTGGCTACCCTCAGTGGAACCGGAAAAGTATGGTTGCAGTCCATGCCTATCAGTAAATTAATCAGCCAGCTCTCCACAGGCAGCCCCAACAAAAACAAAGAGGACAGTGGCGGTTTGTTAAATAATTTGTTTGAGTGA
- the rprY gene encoding response regulator transcription factor RprY, with amino-acid sequence MEKEYKLLLAEDDENLGMLLREYLEAKGYETDLCPDGEEAYNAFTANTYDLCVLDVMMPKKDGFTLAKEIRLLNADIPIIFLTAKSMKEDVFKGFKIGADDYITKPFSMEELLFRLEAIIRRTKGMSAMQDVYQLGKYKFDTQKQQLIDGETVVKLTTKESELLKLLCNNANKVLERNFALKTIWVDDNYFNARSMDVYITKLRKHLKEEPAVEIINVHGKGYKLVM; translated from the coding sequence ATGGAAAAAGAATACAAACTTCTTTTAGCAGAAGATGACGAAAATTTGGGTATGCTATTGCGCGAATACCTTGAAGCTAAAGGATATGAAACAGATCTTTGCCCGGATGGGGAGGAGGCGTATAATGCATTTACAGCTAATACCTACGATTTATGTGTGTTGGATGTGATGATGCCCAAAAAAGACGGATTTACCCTGGCTAAGGAAATACGCTTACTTAATGCAGACATCCCCATTATTTTCCTTACGGCAAAATCGATGAAGGAAGATGTTTTTAAAGGCTTTAAAATTGGGGCCGATGATTACATTACCAAACCCTTTAGCATGGAAGAGCTGCTGTTTCGCCTGGAAGCGATTATTCGCAGAACCAAAGGGATGAGTGCAATGCAAGATGTGTATCAGTTGGGTAAATATAAGTTCGATACGCAAAAGCAGCAGCTCATAGATGGCGAAACGGTGGTTAAATTGACAACCAAGGAATCGGAGTTACTTAAATTGCTTTGTAATAATGCCAACAAAGTATTGGAACGTAATTTTGCACTTAAAACAATTTGGGTTGACGACAACTACTTTAATGCCAGGAGTATGGATGTGTATATTACCAAGTTGCGTAAGCACCTTAAGGAGGAGCCGGCTGTAGAGATTATAAATGTACATGGCAAAGGATATAAGTTGGTAATGTAA
- a CDS encoding sensor histidine kinase gives MSKKYIYLLSFIIAASLAGIVYIQTVWMQNDSQRKEEEFDKLVKQAMSDVVSKLERDEVTEQASRIKQTFFRNKKASAHLPKNLQRPPKYFDNVKNNGMLSDEEILDISFRFQLQDKYISTTLQTYSEDSLIFSLDNRTPISTRSSKFGPLTNALLSIQDELKSKVEDKAEIVLNTFFPKQAISERVDREKVDVLLMKQFEDRGITLQFQFAVFDGKGKMAMATTGYQPNASKTNYQKYLFPNDPHPEAHHINLYFTERPNFMLESVASFIPSAVFTLIMIFTSIITIMIIFKQKRLDEIKNDFINNMTHEFKTPISTISLASQMLKDGTVAKTPKTLQHISGVIQDESKRLSYQVEKVLQMAIFEKGKAGLKIKKIDVNQLIHNVSTNFKLKIENKKGKIIESLEAKSSTVYVDEVHFTNVIFNLFDNAYKYRKGRPILNVNTWNKNNGVIISVKDNGLGISKENQNRIFEKFYRVPTGNVHDVKGFGLGLAYVKKIVEDHGGTISVESELNVGTKFEIFLPIKSTKEWKKNTNFF, from the coding sequence ATGAGCAAAAAATACATATATCTTTTGTCTTTTATTATTGCCGCCAGTTTGGCTGGTATAGTGTATATTCAAACTGTTTGGATGCAAAATGACAGCCAGCGCAAAGAGGAGGAATTTGATAAACTGGTTAAACAGGCCATGAGTGATGTGGTTAGCAAGTTGGAGCGTGACGAGGTTACAGAGCAAGCTTCGCGGATTAAACAAACGTTTTTCAGAAATAAAAAGGCATCAGCCCATTTGCCTAAAAACTTGCAGCGACCGCCCAAATACTTCGATAATGTTAAGAACAATGGCATGTTAAGCGATGAAGAAATATTGGATATCTCATTCAGGTTTCAGTTGCAAGACAAATACATCAGCACTACTTTGCAAACATACAGCGAAGATTCATTGATATTTAGTCTCGACAATCGTACACCCATATCTACACGTAGCAGCAAATTTGGCCCATTAACCAACGCTTTGTTGAGTATACAGGATGAGCTAAAGTCCAAAGTGGAGGATAAAGCTGAAATAGTGCTGAATACTTTTTTTCCTAAACAGGCCATATCCGAACGAGTAGATCGCGAGAAGGTGGATGTGTTGTTGATGAAACAGTTTGAGGATCGGGGTATTACGCTTCAATTCCAGTTTGCCGTATTCGATGGTAAGGGGAAAATGGCTATGGCCACCACCGGATATCAGCCTAACGCTTCAAAAACAAATTATCAAAAATATCTATTTCCCAACGACCCGCACCCGGAAGCCCACCATATCAATTTATATTTTACCGAAAGGCCTAATTTTATGTTGGAGTCAGTGGCCTCTTTTATTCCTTCTGCTGTGTTTACTTTAATTATGATTTTTACCTCTATCATTACCATCATGATTATATTTAAACAAAAGCGTCTGGATGAAATCAAAAATGATTTTATTAATAATATGACTCATGAGTTTAAAACACCCATCTCTACAATATCGTTGGCATCACAAATGTTAAAAGATGGTACGGTTGCCAAAACTCCAAAAACCTTGCAGCACATTTCGGGTGTTATTCAGGATGAAAGCAAAAGACTTAGTTACCAGGTTGAAAAAGTGCTGCAAATGGCTATCTTTGAAAAAGGTAAGGCCGGCCTCAAAATAAAAAAAATTGATGTAAACCAATTAATTCACAATGTTTCTACTAACTTTAAGCTCAAAATAGAAAACAAAAAGGGTAAGATAATTGAAAGCCTCGAAGCAAAAAGTAGTACGGTTTACGTGGATGAGGTGCACTTTACCAATGTTATTTTTAACTTATTCGATAACGCTTATAAATACAGAAAAGGACGACCCATACTTAATGTAAATACATGGAATAAGAACAATGGTGTGATAATATCTGTTAAAGACAATGGGCTGGGTATCTCCAAGGAAAACCAGAATCGCATCTTCGAAAAGTTTTACCGTGTACCTACCGGTAATGTTCATGATGTAAAAGGTTTTGGGTTAGGGCTGGCCTATGTAAAGAAAATTGTTGAGGATCATGGAGGTACAATAAGTGTTGAAAGCGAATTGAATGTAGGAACAAAATTTGAAATATTCTTACCTATAAAAAGTACAAAAGAATGGAAAAAGAATACAAACTTCTTTTAG
- the rnc gene encoding ribonuclease III, whose amino-acid sequence MIKIVLNRIKLSPERRKLYLLLRELIGFYPRNLKLYEASLIHKSALKVLENGESINNERLEYLGDAMLGAIVAHELYNKYPNHNEGFLTKTRSKIVNRSFLNKTANKLGLSNLISSQSYMSLKKTNIPGDALEALIGAIFIDGGYNRCRKFILKKILNPYVDLYEITHNDNNYKSALIEWGQKYKRNIHFITDELGETGGHDPIFVSVVQMEDLVLGRGQGSSKKESQQNAAMQALDKVSSDSSDQPSF is encoded by the coding sequence GTGATTAAAATAGTATTGAATAGAATAAAGCTTTCTCCCGAACGGAGAAAGCTTTATTTGTTATTACGCGAATTAATAGGATTTTATCCCCGAAATCTTAAGTTATACGAAGCGTCGCTAATTCATAAGTCGGCCTTAAAAGTGTTGGAAAATGGCGAAAGTATCAACAACGAGCGATTGGAGTATTTGGGCGATGCCATGTTGGGCGCAATTGTAGCCCACGAATTATATAACAAATACCCTAATCACAATGAAGGGTTCCTTACCAAAACCCGATCTAAAATTGTTAACCGCTCGTTTTTAAATAAAACGGCAAATAAATTGGGGCTTTCAAATCTCATCAGCTCGCAATCCTACATGTCGCTAAAAAAAACCAATATACCCGGCGATGCCTTAGAAGCACTTATAGGTGCAATATTTATTGATGGAGGTTACAATAGATGCCGCAAATTTATTTTGAAGAAAATATTAAATCCCTATGTCGATTTGTACGAAATAACCCATAACGACAACAACTATAAGTCGGCACTTATTGAGTGGGGACAAAAATATAAGCGCAACATACACTTTATAACGGATGAGTTAGGCGAGACCGGCGGACACGACCCGATTTTTGTATCGGTGGTGCAGATGGAAGATTTGGTGCTGGGCAGGGGACAGGGCAGCTCAAAAAAAGAATCGCAACAAAATGCGGCCATGCAAGCGCTCGATAAGGTATCTTCCGATAGTAGCGACCAGCCATCCTTTTAA
- the fabF gene encoding beta-ketoacyl-ACP synthase II, which yields MELKRVVVTGLGAITPLGNSVEEFWKNLANGVSGCEPITRFDATNFKTRFACEVKNYSPTDYFDRKEARKLDMFAQFAMIAAEQAVQDSGIDTESIDHDEVGVIWGAGIGGIQTFSEEITNYVTGDGTPRFNPFFIPKMIADIAAGHISMKYGFRGPNFNVVSACASSTNAIGDAFNLIRLGKANVFVTGGSEAAICEAGIGGFNSMQALSTRNDDPATASRPFDKDRDGFVMGEGGASLILEEYEHAKARGAKIYCEVVGSGMTADAHHLTAPHPDGLGARNVMLAALKDYGIKPEQVDYINVHGTATPRGDIAETLAIKEVFGEHAYNLNISSTKSMTGHLLGAAGAIEAIISILAINNNLVPPTINHFEDDPEIDPKLNLTFHKAQEREVNVALSNTFGFGGHNASVIFKAI from the coding sequence ATGGAGTTAAAAAGAGTTGTAGTTACGGGGCTGGGGGCCATTACTCCGCTAGGTAACTCGGTTGAAGAGTTTTGGAAAAACCTGGCTAACGGAGTGAGCGGCTGCGAGCCCATTACTCGTTTTGACGCCACCAATTTCAAGACAAGATTTGCTTGTGAAGTAAAAAACTACAGCCCTACCGATTATTTTGATCGAAAAGAGGCTAGAAAGCTTGATATGTTTGCTCAGTTTGCAATGATTGCAGCTGAGCAGGCTGTTCAAGATTCCGGCATTGACACAGAAAGTATCGACCATGATGAGGTGGGTGTGATTTGGGGCGCCGGAATTGGTGGCATTCAAACATTTTCAGAAGAGATTACGAATTACGTTACCGGCGACGGTACCCCTCGTTTTAACCCGTTCTTTATTCCAAAAATGATCGCGGATATTGCCGCAGGTCATATTTCGATGAAGTATGGTTTTAGGGGACCCAACTTTAATGTTGTTTCTGCATGTGCCTCGTCCACAAATGCCATTGGCGATGCTTTTAACCTTATCCGTTTAGGAAAGGCCAACGTGTTTGTTACCGGTGGGTCGGAAGCGGCTATATGCGAAGCAGGTATTGGAGGTTTCAACTCTATGCAGGCATTGTCAACAAGAAATGATGATCCGGCTACAGCGTCTCGACCTTTTGATAAGGATCGTGACGGTTTTGTGATGGGAGAAGGGGGGGCTTCCCTTATTCTTGAAGAATACGAGCATGCCAAAGCACGCGGTGCAAAAATATACTGCGAAGTGGTTGGCTCGGGTATGACAGCTGATGCCCATCATCTTACAGCACCCCATCCGGATGGACTGGGCGCCAGGAACGTGATGTTGGCGGCATTAAAAGACTATGGCATAAAACCCGAACAGGTGGACTACATCAATGTACATGGCACGGCAACGCCACGTGGCGATATTGCCGAAACATTGGCCATAAAAGAGGTTTTTGGTGAACATGCTTATAACTTGAACATTAGTTCAACAAAATCAATGACAGGTCACCTTTTGGGTGCGGCAGGAGCTATTGAAGCTATAATAAGTATTTTGGCAATCAATAACAATTTGGTACCTCCTACGATCAATCATTTTGAGGACGATCCTGAAATAGATCCAAAGCTTAATTTGACTTTTCATAAAGCGCAGGAGCGCGAGGTAAATGTTGCTTTATCTAATACATTTGGTTTTGGTGGACATAATGCGTCTGTAATATTTAAAGCAATTTAA
- a CDS encoding acyl carrier protein, which translates to MSDIASRVKAIIVDKLGVDETEVTTEASFTNDLGADSLDTVELIMEFEKEFNIAIPDDQAENIGTVGDAVSYIEENAK; encoded by the coding sequence ATGTCTGACATTGCATCAAGAGTTAAAGCAATCATCGTAGACAAACTAGGCGTTGACGAAACTGAAGTTACAACTGAAGCAAGCTTCACTAATGATTTAGGAGCTGATTCTCTTGACACTGTTGAGTTGATCATGGAGTTTGAAAAGGAATTTAACATCGCTATTCCCGATGATCAAGCAGAAAACATTGGCACAGTTGGTGATGCCGTCTCTTATATAGAGGAAAACGCTAAGTAA
- the purN gene encoding phosphoribosylglycinamide formyltransferase, whose amino-acid sequence MSKVAIFASGSGSNAENIVNHLKGRLKSSDFHFFTNKPDAYVNERARKLNIQLTLFSKNEFYNSDKILKILINGNFDLIVLAGFLWLMPLNIVQAFNGRIINIHPALLPKYGGKGMYGKRVHEAVVANNEIESGITIHFVDENYDEGKVIKQEHCAVLPSDTAEDVERKIHDLEFKHFPKVVEELLWPR is encoded by the coding sequence ATGAGCAAAGTTGCGATATTCGCCTCAGGTTCCGGAAGTAATGCAGAAAACATCGTAAATCATCTAAAAGGAAGGCTGAAATCGAGCGATTTTCACTTTTTTACCAATAAGCCGGATGCTTATGTAAATGAAAGAGCGCGTAAATTGAACATTCAACTCACTTTATTTTCAAAAAATGAGTTTTACAACAGCGATAAAATTCTGAAAATTTTAATAAACGGAAATTTCGACCTTATTGTTCTGGCGGGCTTTTTATGGCTTATGCCACTAAATATTGTACAAGCCTTTAATGGGCGCATTATAAATATTCACCCTGCCCTTTTACCTAAATATGGCGGTAAAGGAATGTACGGAAAACGCGTTCACGAAGCTGTGGTTGCCAACAATGAAATAGAAAGTGGCATAACCATCCATTTTGTAGACGAAAACTACGACGAAGGAAAAGTCATTAAACAGGAACATTGTGCTGTTTTACCTAGCGATACCGCTGAAGATGTAGAGCGTAAAATACACGATTTAGAATTTAAACACTTCCCCAAGGTGGTGGAGGAGCTACTTTGGCCTCGCTGA
- a CDS encoding DUF4412 domain-containing protein, which yields MKTFINKAIIYTFLTFGFLLAFSLENKAQILKKLKQKAESRMEKSTTDKKTDNADKENSKAMHKMLDPEMMKKSSMAMGFESGNLADVPDSYQFDWVYVMSVTTARAEDKLLMEYLLRSDATYWGFKMNQDMEMTIVYDLSNKLTVVFMNNEGKSHVSVTKIHENMLDGIDEEDSEFDYTINEISGKEILGYSCKGYLIEDDEYKLTMYVAPDAEVRLGNIYNNNQQFSNAMPTDWLGKDITDGLMMEMHMVDKKKPKNNTTMECVKLKKQYNEVNKSDYQGM from the coding sequence ATGAAAACATTTATCAACAAAGCCATAATTTATACTTTTCTCACCTTTGGATTTTTGCTTGCTTTTTCTTTAGAAAATAAGGCTCAAATATTAAAAAAATTAAAACAAAAGGCAGAATCGAGGATGGAGAAGTCCACTACGGATAAGAAAACCGATAATGCTGACAAGGAAAACAGCAAAGCTATGCACAAGATGCTGGATCCGGAGATGATGAAGAAGAGCTCTATGGCAATGGGGTTTGAAAGTGGAAACTTAGCTGATGTGCCCGACAGCTACCAATTTGATTGGGTATACGTGATGAGTGTGACCACAGCACGTGCGGAGGATAAGCTACTGATGGAATATTTATTGCGTAGCGATGCAACCTATTGGGGCTTTAAAATGAACCAAGACATGGAGATGACAATTGTATACGATCTGAGCAATAAGCTTACGGTTGTCTTTATGAACAACGAAGGCAAATCACATGTAAGCGTAACAAAAATACATGAAAATATGCTTGATGGCATTGATGAAGAGGATTCTGAATTTGATTATACGATAAATGAAATTTCCGGAAAAGAAATTCTCGGCTATTCATGCAAAGGGTACCTTATTGAAGATGATGAATATAAGCTAACCATGTATGTTGCTCCAGATGCCGAAGTACGCTTGGGTAACATTTATAACAACAACCAACAATTCTCGAACGCAATGCCCACCGATTGGCTTGGAAAGGATATAACGGATGGATTAATGATGGAAATGCATATGGTAGATAAAAAGAAACCCAAAAACAACACGACTATGGAATGCGTTAAGCTGAAGAAACAATATAACGAAGTAAATAAATCAGATTATCAGGGGATGTAA
- a CDS encoding GreA/GreB family elongation factor encodes MSRGFVKEDDQEETPIVPERADLPRGVINYVTQAGMEALLDEKDALIAELSRLDKSNEKEYRISFNHINAKLRLLNSRIAEAKIVDQSRQPKDEVRFGAWVTLRIDNKAELQSYQIVGVDEANISKKKISFVSPVAKVLLNKKVGDKAILKLANGERVFEIVKIAY; translated from the coding sequence ATGAGCAGAGGATTTGTAAAAGAGGATGATCAGGAAGAAACTCCTATTGTACCGGAACGAGCTGATTTACCCCGGGGTGTAATTAACTATGTTACCCAAGCAGGCATGGAAGCTTTGTTAGACGAAAAAGATGCACTTATTGCAGAATTAAGCCGTTTGGATAAATCCAACGAAAAAGAATATCGTATCTCATTCAACCATATCAACGCCAAATTAAGGTTGCTTAACAGCAGGATTGCTGAGGCCAAAATAGTTGATCAGAGCCGGCAGCCTAAAGATGAGGTACGCTTTGGGGCATGGGTAACTTTGCGTATTGACAACAAAGCTGAATTGCAAAGTTATCAGATAGTGGGGGTGGATGAGGCGAATATCAGTAAAAAGAAAATATCCTTTGTGTCGCCCGTAGCTAAGGTGCTGCTCAATAAAAAGGTAGGCGACAAAGCCATTTTAAAGTTGGCTAACGGCGAAAGGGTTTTTGAGATAGTAAAAATAGCATATTAA
- the cas2 gene encoding CRISPR-associated endonuclease Cas2, whose product MYVILMYDVGEKRVGKMLKLCRKYLNWIQNSVFEGEITEVKLEELKSKASCFMDKNHDSLIIFKSRNEKWLDKEIVGKELSSIDNFL is encoded by the coding sequence ATGTATGTAATATTGATGTACGACGTTGGCGAAAAAAGGGTAGGTAAAATGTTGAAGTTATGCCGTAAATACTTAAATTGGATACAGAATTCTGTTTTTGAGGGAGAAATTACGGAAGTGAAGTTAGAGGAACTAAAGAGTAAGGCTTCCTGTTTTATGGATAAAAACCACGACAGCCTAATTATATTTAAGAGCCGAAACGAGAAGTGGTTAGACAAAGAAATTGTAGGAAAGGAACTGAGTTCCATCGACAACTTTTTATAA
- the cas1b gene encoding type I-B CRISPR-associated endonuclease Cas1b, whose product MKKTYYLFNPGRLSRKDNTLKFVALDEEGQEQKPRYLPVENVDELYAFGALDANSSLYNFLGQQQVPVHFFDYYENYTGSYMPRESLLSGKVLMAQARLHDDTKKRIELARLILEGAVHNMIKNLMYYDKRGKDLLPIVESMESYRASFKDAKAIDELMGLEGNIRKTYYEGFELIVNDFSMSGRSMRPPLNQVNALISFGNMMCYSQCLRAIHQTQLNPTISFLHSPGERRFSLSLDLAEIFKPILVDRVIFKVLNKKMLGDKDFETSINKVVLKQGAKKIFVQAFENRLTETIQHRTLNRSVSYKHLIKLECYKLVKHIMQIETYKPFKMWW is encoded by the coding sequence ATGAAGAAAACATATTACCTATTTAACCCGGGCAGGCTTTCGCGAAAAGACAATACCTTAAAGTTCGTTGCTTTGGACGAGGAGGGGCAGGAGCAAAAACCACGGTACCTGCCCGTTGAAAATGTTGATGAGTTATACGCTTTTGGCGCCCTCGACGCCAACTCGAGCTTGTACAACTTTTTGGGCCAACAACAGGTGCCCGTCCATTTTTTCGATTATTACGAAAATTACACGGGTTCGTATATGCCGCGCGAATCGCTTTTGAGCGGCAAGGTACTGATGGCCCAAGCCAGATTGCACGACGATACGAAAAAAAGGATTGAGCTGGCCCGCCTTATTTTGGAAGGCGCCGTGCATAATATGATTAAAAATTTGATGTATTACGACAAACGGGGAAAGGATCTTTTGCCGATCGTTGAATCCATGGAAAGTTATAGGGCAAGCTTTAAAGACGCAAAAGCCATTGACGAGCTGATGGGCTTGGAAGGGAATATCAGAAAAACATATTACGAGGGCTTTGAACTGATTGTAAACGATTTTAGCATGAGCGGCAGGAGTATGCGGCCACCGCTGAACCAAGTCAACGCCCTTATTTCGTTTGGTAACATGATGTGCTACAGCCAATGTTTGCGAGCCATACATCAAACGCAACTAAACCCTACCATCTCCTTTTTGCATTCACCCGGCGAACGGCGCTTTTCCTTGTCGCTGGACCTGGCCGAGATTTTTAAGCCAATATTGGTGGACAGGGTGATATTTAAAGTGCTGAACAAAAAAATGCTGGGCGACAAGGACTTTGAAACGAGCATTAATAAAGTGGTGCTAAAGCAGGGGGCCAAAAAAATCTTTGTCCAGGCATTTGAAAACCGACTGACGGAAACCATCCAGCATCGTACCCTAAACCGGTCGGTGAGTTACAAGCACCTGATAAAATTGGAATGCTATAAATTGGTAAAGCATATAATGCAAATAGAAACTTATAAGCCATTTAAAATGTGGTGGTAA
- the cas4 gene encoding CRISPR-associated protein Cas4: MQITGTHFNYFLVCKRKLWLFAKGINMEHSSDLVYAGKLIHETSYNQRAEKFKEVELDGIKIDFFDHHNNVVHEIKKSRKEQASHVWQLKYYLFVLQNAGVENATGLLEYPKERKKEEILLSDPDRVRIVEMKEEIKQIIDSDLCPATIDAPKCKKCAYYDFCYSTED; encoded by the coding sequence ATGCAGATAACCGGAACTCATTTTAATTATTTCCTTGTTTGTAAACGCAAGCTTTGGCTTTTTGCCAAGGGTATAAACATGGAACACAGCAGCGATTTGGTTTATGCCGGTAAGCTCATTCATGAAACCTCCTATAATCAGCGTGCCGAAAAGTTCAAGGAAGTGGAATTGGATGGCATAAAAATCGACTTTTTCGACCATCACAACAATGTGGTACACGAAATAAAAAAATCGCGAAAGGAACAGGCCTCGCACGTTTGGCAGTTGAAGTATTATTTGTTTGTGCTTCAAAATGCTGGGGTCGAAAATGCCACGGGTTTACTGGAATATCCCAAGGAGCGAAAAAAAGAAGAAATTCTGCTTTCGGATCCAGATAGGGTCAGGATAGTTGAAATGAAAGAAGAAATCAAACAAATTATAGATTCCGACTTGTGCCCTGCAACCATCGATGCACCCAAGTGTAAAAAGTGTGCCTATTACGATTTCTGTTACAGTACCGAGGACTGA